One Hypanus sabinus isolate sHypSab1 chromosome 4, sHypSab1.hap1, whole genome shotgun sequence genomic region harbors:
- the upp2 gene encoding uridine phosphorylase 2 → MAPILTHNSEVTASERSDNKENRIVQVKNPHLASMPEDYLYHFDLGTQTHNLQAMFGDVKFACVGGSANRMRTFAQFMHMELGLNGNGSNILDICAGTDRYSMYKAGPVLAVSHGMGAPSISIMLHELIKLLHHAKCCDVTFIRLGTSGGIGLDPGTVVITGTAVDSLLQPQFEQVVLGKVITRSTELDRELAQELLNCGKEIAEYPIIIGNTMCTQDFYEGQGRLDGALCSFSNDEKVEYLKKAYRAGVKNIEMESTVFAAMCHSCDLKAAIVCVTLLNRLDGDQITSPHEVLLEYQKRPQKIVSMFIKKQLGLLK, encoded by the exons atggctccaATTTTAACTCATAATTCTGAAGTGACTGCCAGTGAAAGGAGTGACAATAAAGA AAATAGGATTGTGCAAGTGAAGAATCCTCATCTGGCATCAATGCCTGAAGATTATCTTTATCATTTTGATCTGggaacacaaacacacaatctACAAGCAATGTTTGGAGATGTAAAG TTTGCTTGTGTTGGTGGCAGTGCAAATCGAATGAGAACTTTTGCACAGTTTATGCACATGGAACTTGGATTAAATGGCAATGGGAGTAACATTCTGGATATTTGCGCAGGAACAGACAGATATAGTATGTACAAGGCTGGTCCTGTATTGGCCGTAAGT CATGGAATGGGTGCGCCATCGATATCAATCATGCTGCATGAACTCATTAAGTTACTTCACCATGCCAAGTGTTGTGATGTCACTTTCATACGTCTGGGAACATCAGGTGGTATAG GTCTGGATCCTGGAACTGTGGTTATAACAGGTACAGCAGTAGATTCATTATTACAGCCTCAGTTTGAACAAGTGGTTCTGGGAAAAGTAATTACTCGAAGCACCGAACTGGACAGGGAACTGGCACAAGAGTTATTGAACTGTGGCAAAGAGATCGCCGAGTATCCTATTATCATTGGAAACACCATGTGCACACAAGATTTTTATGAAG GGCAAGGACGTTTGGATGGTGCTTTATGTTCATTTTCAAATGATGAGAAGGTGGAGTATTTGAAAAAGGCCTATAGAGCTGGTGTTAAAAACATTGAAATGGAGTCCACTGTCTTTGCTGCAATGTGCCACAGTTGTGATCTAAAAG CTGCTATTGTGTGTGTGACCTTATTAAATCGGCTTGATGGTGACCAGATTACATCTCCACACGAAGTGTTACTGGAGTACCAAAAGCGTCCACAGAAAATAGTATCAATGTTCATCAAGAAACAGCTTGGGCTGTTAAAATAG